CGTCTAGTGATCACTGCTGATTGATCTTCCTCGAACTTGGAGGGGATTGATTCGAGGTTTTCCTTAAGGCCGTTTTTGTGCTTATAGCGAGTTCTCTCTTTGAACCTCTTTATTCTTCTCTCGAAGGAATCAGATGCTGAATCGATGACTGTGTAGAAATCACTGCCCTTCTCTTCTACACGAACCATCACGCCTGGCAAATGAGCAGTTGCTTCAATTTTGTAGAAAGCTCTTTCCTTCGAGAGCCTGAGATCCATCGAAATTAGTTTCTCCTCGTTGACAACTTTCGACACTTTTGAGAACCTCTTGTCGATGTAGTCTTTCATGGAGTCTGTTACAGTTACGTCTTTAGAGTAGATGTTGTAATCCATGATAACCCTCCTCTCGCGTGATGTGACTCAAGTTGTGTTAATACATGTTATCACAATATCAAATACCGTTACAGTGCACCGGAATCAAGATCCTGTCCAAAGGTCAATTGCTTGCTCTCCATCTGGTAGAGATTTACTGAACTCAGATTGACCAACCCATTCTCTAGATGATGAGCGAGCTGAGCTGGAAATACCTTGTACTTTTCGATCTCTTCAAATCTCACCCATCTCACATCAACTAATGTTGGGATTCCCAAGTTATCGGGATCCGATCCCAGTTTGAGACTTCCTGAGACGTAATCGCAGGAAAATATCACCTCCAGAAGGTTTTCTCTTCTAAATTCCTGTAGTGAGACGACAGAGCGAGGCAAAACTTCAAGAGCTGTTTCTTCCCTTATCTCTCTCTTGACAGCGCTGAGAAGATCTTCGTCAGGTTCAACAAGTCCGCCGGGAAAACACCAGAAGGGAGGTCTGTCGCGATGATCATGACGAACAAGAAGAACAGATTCGTCTTTGATAACTACAGCTCTAACACCAATACGATGTGTATTCTTCATATGCACACCTCGACCATGCCTCATTTATAGTATATCACCTCTGCGCTCTTTGATTGATATAATCTCATATAGGATAGGAGGTTATGAGATGCGCTATTCAAGAGTTAGGACGATTACAACCATGGGTTTGAACGTTATGGATGTTCTCGTTGAACTGGATATTGACAGCAGAGCAATTATCCAGGAAATGGATATAGTAGGTCTCGGAGACACCGTTATTAAAGAGAGCAAGAAGAGAGTCAAGAGCGCCGTTAAGAACTCGGGAATTGAGCTCCCCAATGGCAGGATAACGGTGAATCTCGCTCCGAGCGACGTGAAAAAGGAGGGATCTTATCTCGATCTCCCTATTGCGGTGGGGCTTCTAAAAGCCACCTCCAAAATAAAGACTGATCTCTCAGACTTTGTATTTTTTGGGGAGCTTGGTCTAGATGGAAGCTTGAGACGTGTTAGGGGAGTCCTGCCCATTCTATTGTCACTTTCCAGCAGGGCAAAGAGTATGAAAGTAGTACTTCCAGCCCCAAATAGTCAAGAAGCCTCAACAGTGAACAACCTGACTATCTACACCGCCGAGAGTCTAAATGATTTGGTTGGTTTTCTAAACGGATATGTTCAGAAGAGACCTGTAGTGTATTCGGAACCTGAACTTGGAAATATGAGCGGGCCCGACATGTCCGAAATCAAAGGCCAGGAGTTTGCCAAGAGGGCTTCTGAAGTTGCTGCTGCAGGCGGGCATAACATTTCTCTTCGAGGTTCACCGGGCTGTGGCAAGACGATGCTGGCTCGCAGAATCCCATCGATCCTTCCGCCGTTGACTATGGATGAAGCTATTGAGACAACGATGATTTACAGTGTTGCCGGGCTGCTGGGCGATAGAGGGTTGGTAAAACAGAGACCGTTCAGGTCGCCTCATCATACCGCTTCTACAACTTCCATTGTGGGCGGAGGAAACGATGCAAGACCAGGTGAGATAAGCCTGGCTCATAATGGTGTACTTTTCATGGATGAGTTTCCGGAATTTAGAAGAGATGTGATTGAGGCACTGAGGCAACCACTTGAAGATGGCGTAATTACTGTGGCT
The Mesotoga infera genome window above contains:
- the raiA gene encoding ribosome-associated translation inhibitor RaiA encodes the protein MDYNIYSKDVTVTDSMKDYIDKRFSKVSKVVNEEKLISMDLRLSKERAFYKIEATAHLPGVMVRVEEKGSDFYTVIDSASDSFERRIKRFKERTRYKHKNGLKENLESIPSKFEEDQSAVITRRKKFTIKPMTEEEAVLQMEMLGHTFFVYRNIDTDEVNVLYTRKNGSVGIIEMNE
- a CDS encoding NUDIX domain-containing protein → MKNTHRIGVRAVVIKDESVLLVRHDHRDRPPFWCFPGGLVEPDEDLLSAVKREIREETALEVLPRSVVSLQEFRRENLLEVIFSCDYVSGSLKLGSDPDNLGIPTLVDVRWVRFEEIEKYKVFPAQLAHHLENGLVNLSSVNLYQMESKQLTFGQDLDSGAL
- a CDS encoding ATP-binding protein: MRYSRVRTITTMGLNVMDVLVELDIDSRAIIQEMDIVGLGDTVIKESKKRVKSAVKNSGIELPNGRITVNLAPSDVKKEGSYLDLPIAVGLLKATSKIKTDLSDFVFFGELGLDGSLRRVRGVLPILLSLSSRAKSMKVVLPAPNSQEASTVNNLTIYTAESLNDLVGFLNGYVQKRPVVYSEPELGNMSGPDMSEIKGQEFAKRASEVAAAGGHNISLRGSPGCGKTMLARRIPSILPPLTMDEAIETTMIYSVAGLLGDRGLVKQRPFRSPHHTASTTSIVGGGNDARPGEISLAHNGVLFMDEFPEFRRDVIEALRQPLEDGVITVARAKLTATYPARFMMVAAQNPCPCGWYGDKTRECTCSWYDIQRYNRKISGPMEDRIDIFVDMPRLDFDKYMENSTAESSDEIRKRVIAARKRQSKRYEGMSIFSNSQLGHALLKEYVPLDAASRSLLSAAMDKMKLTARAIDRVLKVALTIADLEESKVEARHIAEALQYRRKT